Proteins from a single region of Eublepharis macularius isolate TG4126 chromosome 9, MPM_Emac_v1.0, whole genome shotgun sequence:
- the LOC129336175 gene encoding akirin-2-like translates to MACRVTLKQTLDFDPLLSLALPKRRRCAPLSSSAATSSSMASFASSPQKYLCMDPSPFGEVSTCTTEQILYNIKQEYKRIQKRRHLDNFQQTDPCCSTDAQSQAFLLTGPALPGTSSASASPLKKEQPLFTLRNIGMICECLLKEREEKIREKYEEILTTKLAEQYDTFVKFTHDQIMRHGEQPASYVS, encoded by the coding sequence ATGGCCTGCAGGGTCACTTTAAAACAGACTCTGGATTTCGACCCACTCCTGAGCCTGGCCTTGCCGAAGCGGCGACGTTGCGCCCCATTGTCCTCCTCGGCAGCGACCTCCTCTTCCATGGCCTCCTTCGCCTCTTCCCCACAGAAATACCTGTGTATGGATCCCTCACCCTTTGGGGAAGTGTCTACTTGTACCACAGAACAAATTCTGTACAATATAAAACAGGAGTACAAACGCATACAGAAGAGGAGACACTTAGACAATTttcagcagacagatccctgttgTTCTACTGATGCACAGTCACAAGCATTTCTCCTTACTGGACCAGCTTTGCCAGGTACTTCATCTGCATCAGCATCACCACTGAAAAAAGAACAGCCCCTCTTTACTCTGAGAAACATTGGAATGATCTGTGAATGCTTACTCAAAGAACGTGAAGAGAAAATCCGTGAAAAATATGAAGAAATCCTGACAACAAAACTTGCAGAACAGTATGATACTTTTGTGAAGTTCACGCATGACCAGATCATGCGACATGGAGAACAGCCTGCAAGTTATGTTTCATGA